A genomic segment from Rhodospirillum centenum SW encodes:
- the hemH gene encoding ferrochelatase, with protein MADLRTHPTAAETRHRPPGHVTVPARRIGVLLLNLGTPEGTDYWSMRRYLKEFLSDPRVIEIPKLIWQPLLQTLVLTTRPQKSGKAYASIWNRERNESPLKTITRDQADGLRAAIQAQYGETVVVDWAMRYGQPAIQPAVQRLKDAGCDRILLFPLYPQYSATTTATACDQAFRKLMSMRWQPAIRTVPSYHDDPAYIDALARSVERHLTELPWVPDMLLVSFHGLPERNLELGDPYYCFCLKTARLLRERLGWPETRVRHSFQSRFGRTEWLKPYTDATVTALAEEGVKRLAVIAPGFAADCVETLEELDGENRELFLEHGGEAFSFVPCLNAHPDHIEMLKGIVERELSGWLPAARQAAHHPVVHPVPAQALPRPLRAAHG; from the coding sequence ATGGCCGATCTCCGCACCCACCCCACCGCCGCCGAAACCCGGCACCGCCCGCCCGGTCATGTGACCGTGCCGGCCCGCCGTATCGGCGTCCTGCTGCTGAACCTCGGCACGCCGGAGGGCACCGACTACTGGTCGATGCGGCGCTATCTCAAGGAATTCCTGTCCGATCCGCGGGTCATCGAGATCCCGAAGCTGATCTGGCAGCCGCTGCTCCAGACGCTGGTCCTGACCACCCGCCCGCAGAAGAGCGGCAAGGCCTACGCCTCCATCTGGAACCGGGAGCGCAACGAATCCCCGCTCAAGACCATCACCCGCGATCAGGCCGACGGCCTGCGCGCCGCCATCCAGGCGCAGTACGGGGAGACGGTGGTGGTGGACTGGGCCATGCGCTACGGCCAGCCGGCCATCCAGCCGGCGGTGCAGCGGCTGAAGGACGCAGGCTGTGACCGCATCCTGCTGTTCCCGCTCTACCCGCAGTACAGCGCCACGACCACGGCGACGGCCTGCGATCAGGCTTTCCGCAAGCTCATGTCCATGCGCTGGCAGCCGGCCATCCGCACGGTGCCCAGCTATCACGACGATCCCGCCTACATCGACGCGCTGGCGCGCTCGGTGGAGCGGCATCTGACAGAGCTGCCGTGGGTGCCGGACATGCTGCTGGTCTCCTTCCACGGCCTGCCCGAGCGCAACCTGGAACTGGGCGACCCGTACTACTGCTTCTGCCTGAAGACGGCGCGCCTGCTGCGGGAGCGGCTGGGCTGGCCGGAGACGCGGGTGCGCCACAGCTTCCAGTCCCGTTTCGGCCGGACCGAGTGGCTGAAGCCCTACACCGACGCGACGGTGACGGCTCTGGCGGAGGAGGGGGTGAAGCGGCTGGCCGTGATCGCTCCCGGCTTCGCGGCCGACTGCGTCGAGACGCTGGAGGAGCTGGACGGTGAGAACCGGGAGCTGTTCCTGGAGCATGGCGGGGAGGCTTTCTCCTTCGTTCCCTGCCTTAACGCCCATCCGGACCATATCGAGATGCTGAAGGGCATCGTGGAGCGGGAGCTGTCCGGCTGGCTGCCCGCGGCGCGTCAGGCGGCCCACCATCCGGTGGTCCATCCCGTGCCCGCCCAGGCCCTGCCGCGACCCTTGCGCGCCGCCCACGGCTGA
- a CDS encoding phosphatase PAP2 family protein encodes MPLLPVLSPSGRLIDLARREIVLLAAVLIAAATLLLFLEVAESVQEGETHAIDRALMLALRDPADPAVPLGPSWLHEVGRDITALGGNAVLTLVTAGSTLYLLLVRKRAAAVLLLVSVLGGMLLSTTLKLGFDRPRPDLVPHGMEVFTASFPSGHALLSAVTYLTLGTLLARLQPRRRLKAFFLGVAVLIAGMVGVSRVYLGVHWPSDVLAGWCIGAAWAMLCWTVALLLQRRGTVEPTPATLPDDSP; translated from the coding sequence ATGCCCCTGCTTCCCGTCCTGTCCCCCTCGGGCCGCCTGATCGATCTGGCCCGCCGCGAGATCGTGCTGCTGGCTGCCGTGCTGATCGCGGCGGCGACGCTGCTGCTGTTCCTGGAGGTGGCGGAGTCCGTGCAGGAGGGGGAGACCCACGCCATCGACCGCGCCCTGATGCTGGCTCTGCGCGACCCGGCCGACCCGGCGGTGCCGCTGGGACCATCCTGGCTGCATGAGGTCGGGCGCGACATCACCGCCCTGGGCGGCAACGCCGTCCTGACACTGGTGACGGCCGGATCGACCCTGTACCTGCTGCTGGTGCGCAAGCGGGCGGCGGCGGTCCTGCTGCTGGTCTCGGTGCTGGGGGGCATGCTGCTCAGCACGACCCTGAAGCTGGGCTTCGACCGGCCGCGGCCCGACCTCGTGCCCCACGGGATGGAGGTCTTCACCGCCAGCTTCCCCAGCGGCCATGCCCTGCTGTCCGCCGTCACCTATCTGACGCTGGGGACGCTGCTGGCCCGGTTGCAGCCGCGCCGGCGGCTGAAGGCCTTCTTCCTGGGTGTCGCCGTCCTGATCGCCGGCATGGTCGGCGTCAGCCGGGTCTATCTGGGCGTCCACTGGCCCAGCGACGTGCTGGCCGGCTGGTGCATCGGGGCGGCCTGGGCCATGCTGTGCTGGACGGTGGCGCTGCTGCTCCAGCGGCGCGGCACGGTGGAGCCGACACCCGCCACCCTGCCCGACGACAGTCCCTGA
- the ngg gene encoding N-acetylglutaminylglutamine synthetase has product MSVLRMPGTDVPPPSPPSLSPSAARPAAGARPAGDEASPAATAPEDARAEAWIDCGWGRLVFAQTFTDLDRLVRCLRAEEPGKRDIALYLQDPHVALALAPQELFLDPSHTFRLDLGPGMPEERRPPGCALRPLETAAEAEAVARIHASRGMVAPSPAFLLEARHSPRSRNGGALLHLVALDDATGQVLGCVTGVDHHGAFADPENGSSLWCLAVDPQASLPGIGEGLVRGLAARFRERGRSFMDLSVLHDNEHAIALYEKLGFRRIPAFAVKTRSPINEPLFIGPACDGEDRLNPYAGIIVREARRRGIGVEVLDAEAGYVSLTAGGRSIVCRESLSELTSAVAMSRCDDKAVTRRVLARAGLSVPAQQVAGDAGADAAFLARYGRIVVKPARGEQGRGITVDVRDPGAMTRAIEEARRQDATVLLEEFVEGQDLRIVVIGFDVVAAALRCPAEVVGNGRHSIRALIEAQSRRRAAATGGESRIPLDAETERCVAAAGLSLDDVLPEGRVLPVRKTANLHTGGTLHDVTARLHPHLAEMAVAGARALDIPVVGFDFLVAAPDRPEHVVIEANERPGLANHEPQPTAERFIDLLFPTTRVPVGTGAPA; this is encoded by the coding sequence ATGAGTGTCCTGCGGATGCCCGGGACCGATGTCCCGCCCCCCTCGCCCCCGTCGCTGTCGCCCTCTGCCGCCCGCCCCGCCGCCGGCGCCCGGCCGGCTGGGGACGAGGCATCCCCGGCCGCGACCGCACCCGAGGATGCCCGCGCCGAAGCCTGGATCGACTGCGGCTGGGGGCGGCTGGTCTTCGCCCAGACCTTCACCGACCTGGACCGGCTGGTCCGCTGCCTGCGCGCGGAGGAGCCGGGCAAGCGCGACATCGCGCTCTACCTCCAGGACCCGCATGTGGCGCTGGCGCTGGCGCCGCAGGAGCTGTTCCTCGACCCCTCGCACACCTTCCGGCTGGATCTCGGCCCCGGCATGCCGGAGGAGCGCCGCCCGCCCGGCTGCGCCCTCCGCCCCCTGGAGACCGCCGCGGAGGCCGAGGCCGTCGCCCGCATCCATGCCAGCCGCGGCATGGTGGCGCCATCGCCGGCGTTCCTGCTGGAGGCCCGGCACAGCCCGCGATCCCGGAACGGAGGCGCGCTGCTGCATCTGGTGGCGCTGGACGATGCGACCGGGCAGGTGCTCGGCTGCGTCACCGGCGTGGACCATCACGGCGCCTTCGCCGATCCGGAGAACGGCAGTTCCCTCTGGTGCCTGGCCGTCGATCCCCAGGCCTCGCTGCCCGGCATCGGCGAGGGGCTGGTGCGCGGGCTGGCGGCGCGGTTCCGGGAGCGCGGCCGGTCCTTCATGGATCTGTCCGTCCTGCATGACAACGAGCACGCCATCGCACTCTACGAGAAGCTGGGATTCCGCCGCATCCCGGCCTTCGCCGTGAAGACGCGCAGCCCGATCAACGAGCCGCTGTTCATCGGTCCCGCCTGCGACGGGGAGGACCGGCTGAACCCCTATGCCGGGATCATCGTGCGCGAGGCGCGCCGGCGGGGGATCGGGGTCGAGGTCCTGGACGCCGAGGCGGGCTATGTCAGCCTGACCGCCGGGGGCCGCAGCATCGTCTGCCGCGAATCCCTGAGCGAGTTGACCAGCGCCGTCGCCATGAGCCGCTGCGACGACAAGGCGGTGACCCGGCGCGTCCTGGCCCGCGCCGGCCTGTCGGTGCCGGCGCAGCAGGTGGCAGGCGATGCGGGCGCCGATGCCGCCTTCCTGGCCCGGTACGGCCGCATCGTCGTGAAGCCGGCCCGCGGTGAACAGGGGCGCGGCATCACCGTGGACGTGCGCGACCCGGGCGCCATGACCCGCGCCATCGAGGAGGCCCGGCGGCAGGATGCGACCGTGCTGCTGGAGGAGTTCGTCGAGGGGCAGGATCTGCGCATCGTCGTCATCGGCTTCGACGTGGTGGCGGCCGCGCTGCGCTGCCCGGCGGAGGTGGTGGGCAACGGCCGCCACAGCATCCGCGCGCTGATCGAGGCGCAGAGCCGGCGGCGGGCCGCGGCGACGGGCGGCGAAAGCCGCATCCCGCTGGATGCGGAGACGGAACGCTGCGTCGCCGCCGCCGGGTTGAGCCTGGACGACGTGCTGCCGGAGGGCCGCGTCCTGCCGGTGCGCAAGACGGCCAACCTGCACACCGGCGGCACCCTGCACGATGTCACGGCCAGGCTGCATCCGCATCTGGCGGAGATGGCGGTGGCCGGCGCCCGGGCGCTGGACATCCCGGTGGTCGGCTTCGACTTCCTGGTGGCGGCACCGGACCGGCCCGAGCATGTCGTCATCGAGGCGAACGAACGGCCGGGCCTTGCCAACCACGAGCCGCAACCGACGGCGGAGCGGTTCATCGACCTCCTGTTCCCGACGACGCGGGTGCCGGTGGGGACCGGGGCACCGGCATGA
- a CDS encoding catalase: MSTTRLTTTAGAPVADNQNSLTAGPRGPVLMQDWQLIEKLAHQNRERIPERVVHAKGWGAFGTFTVTNDVSRYTRARIFDSVGKTTPMLARFSTVAGEQGAADAERDVRGFALKFYTEEGNWDLVGNNTPVFFVRDPLKFPDFIHTQKRHPQTNLRSPTAMWDFWSLSPESLHQLTILFSDRGLPPSPRFMNGYGSHTYSFWNADGERFWVKFHFKTRQGHRFLTNEESAEVIGRSRETYQEDLFGAIAGGDFPRWTLFVQVMPEMDAEKTPYNPFDLTKVWPHADYPLIEVGVMELNRNAENYFAEIEQAAFSPSNIVPGIGFSPDRMLQARIFSYADAHRYRLGTHYEALPVNAPRCPVHHYHKDGAMRFFRNDPGNPDAFYEPNSFNGPAQDPSVAEPPLRLVGDADRWSHREGNDDYTQPAALFRLFTPDQKERLFRNIAAAMAGVPDFIIERQLGHFDRVDPAYGAGVRRALGRSTAPMAAE; encoded by the coding sequence ATGAGCACGACGCGGCTGACCACGACCGCCGGCGCCCCCGTCGCCGACAATCAGAACAGCCTCACCGCGGGTCCGCGCGGCCCCGTCCTGATGCAGGACTGGCAGCTCATCGAGAAGCTGGCGCATCAGAACCGCGAGCGCATCCCCGAGCGGGTGGTGCATGCCAAGGGCTGGGGCGCTTTCGGCACCTTCACCGTCACCAACGACGTCAGCCGCTACACCCGTGCCCGCATCTTCGACAGCGTGGGCAAGACGACGCCGATGCTGGCGCGCTTCTCCACCGTCGCCGGTGAGCAGGGCGCCGCGGATGCCGAGCGCGACGTGCGCGGCTTCGCCCTCAAATTCTACACCGAGGAGGGCAACTGGGACCTGGTGGGCAACAACACGCCGGTCTTCTTCGTCCGCGATCCGCTGAAGTTCCCGGATTTCATCCACACCCAGAAGCGGCATCCGCAGACCAACCTGCGCAGCCCGACGGCGATGTGGGATTTCTGGTCGCTCAGCCCGGAGAGCCTGCACCAGCTCACCATCCTGTTCAGCGACCGCGGCCTGCCCCCCAGCCCCCGCTTCATGAACGGCTACGGCAGCCACACCTACAGCTTCTGGAACGCGGACGGCGAGCGGTTCTGGGTGAAGTTCCACTTCAAGACCCGGCAGGGCCACCGCTTCCTGACGAACGAGGAGTCGGCCGAGGTGATCGGCAGAAGCCGCGAGACCTACCAGGAAGACCTGTTCGGCGCCATCGCCGGCGGCGACTTCCCGCGCTGGACGCTGTTCGTGCAGGTCATGCCGGAGATGGACGCGGAGAAGACGCCCTATAACCCGTTCGATCTGACCAAGGTCTGGCCGCATGCCGACTATCCGCTGATCGAGGTCGGCGTGATGGAGCTGAACCGGAACGCGGAGAACTATTTCGCGGAGATCGAGCAGGCCGCCTTCAGCCCGTCGAACATCGTGCCCGGCATCGGCTTCAGCCCGGACCGGATGCTCCAGGCCCGCATCTTCTCCTACGCCGACGCGCACCGCTACCGGCTGGGCACGCATTACGAGGCGCTGCCGGTCAACGCGCCGCGCTGCCCCGTCCACCACTACCACAAGGACGGCGCGATGCGGTTCTTCCGCAACGATCCGGGCAACCCCGACGCCTTCTACGAGCCGAACAGCTTCAACGGCCCGGCCCAGGACCCGTCGGTGGCGGAGCCGCCGCTCCGCCTCGTGGGCGACGCCGACCGCTGGAGCCACCGCGAGGGCAACGACGACTACACCCAGCCCGCCGCACTCTTCCGCCTGTTCACGCCCGACCAGAAGGAGCGGCTGTTCAGGAACATCGCCGCCGCCATGGCGGGCGTTCCGGACTTCATCATCGAGCGCCAGCTCGGCCATTTCGACCGCGTCGATCCGGCCTACGGCGCCGGCGTCCGCCGCGCCCTCGGCCGCTCGACGGCCCCGATGGCGGCGGAGTGA
- a CDS encoding LysR substrate-binding domain-containing protein: MNLRDLRYVVAIAEHRHFGRASEACHVSQPTLSGQLRKLEDRLGAPLFERTSKWVVPTALGQQVVRHARAALEQADAIEALARAARDPLAGPLRLGVIPTLSPYLMPLVLPELRQRHPGLTLVLWEDLTANLIERLRRHELDAALIATGTDGEDLIGVDLFVEPFLAAVPTGHPLAARDWVSEDDLQRADMLVLADGHCLREQALGVCGAPPPGGDDLRAASLDTLVSMVSAGYGCTLVPALAAPGLERRGLVLRPVDSFGACRTVRLVWRPTFPRQKALDALAELVRSVVPADLADGSPEDCVSSHALARD, translated from the coding sequence GTGAATCTGCGTGATCTCCGCTATGTCGTGGCGATCGCCGAGCATCGCCATTTCGGCCGGGCGTCGGAGGCCTGCCATGTCAGCCAGCCGACGCTGAGCGGTCAGCTCCGCAAGCTGGAAGACCGGCTGGGCGCGCCCCTGTTCGAGCGCACCAGCAAATGGGTGGTCCCCACCGCGCTGGGCCAGCAGGTGGTGCGCCATGCGCGCGCCGCGCTGGAGCAGGCGGACGCGATCGAGGCGCTGGCCCGCGCCGCCCGCGATCCCCTTGCGGGGCCGCTGCGCCTGGGCGTGATCCCGACCCTGTCGCCCTATCTGATGCCGCTGGTGCTGCCGGAGCTGCGCCAGCGCCATCCGGGCCTGACCCTGGTCCTGTGGGAGGACCTGACCGCCAATCTGATCGAGCGGCTGCGCCGGCACGAGCTGGACGCCGCCCTGATCGCCACCGGCACCGACGGCGAGGACCTGATCGGGGTTGACCTGTTCGTCGAGCCCTTCCTGGCGGCCGTGCCGACGGGGCATCCGCTGGCGGCGCGCGACTGGGTGTCGGAGGACGACCTGCAGCGGGCCGACATGCTGGTGCTGGCGGACGGCCACTGTCTGCGCGAACAGGCGCTGGGCGTCTGCGGGGCGCCGCCGCCGGGCGGCGACGATCTGCGCGCTGCCAGCCTGGACACGCTGGTCAGCATGGTGTCCGCGGGCTATGGCTGCACCCTGGTCCCGGCCCTGGCGGCACCGGGGCTGGAGCGCCGCGGGCTGGTGCTGCGGCCGGTGGATTCTTTCGGGGCCTGCCGCACCGTGCGGCTGGTCTGGCGGCCGACCTTCCCGCGCCAGAAGGCGCTGGACGCCCTGGCGGAGCTGGTGCGCAGCGTGGTCCCGGCGGACCTTGCGGACGGCAGTCCCGAGGACTGCGTGAGCAGCCACGCCCTGGCCCGGGACTGA
- a CDS encoding PrkA family serine protein kinase — MSPAEDLFRSYSQTYETRRDVEMSLIEYLEGCRDDPMMFATAAERILEAIGEPEVVDTSRDARMARIFMNRTIKIYPAFSEFYGMEETIERIVGFFRHAAQGLEERKQILYLLGPVGGGKSSMAERLKALMEECPIYVLKAGDQVSPVFESPLGLFDPSQMGAVLEERYGIPRRRLTGLMSPWAIKRLDEFDGDIRRFKVVKLRPSRLRQIAVSKTEPGDENNQDISSLVGKVDIRKLELYPQNDPDAYSYSGGLNRANQGILEFVEMFKAPIKMLHPLLTATQEGNYIGTENIGALPYQGIIMAHSNEAEWQSFKNNKNNEAFIDRICVIKVPYCLRVTEEQRIYEKLIRGSELAAAPCAPATLEMLARFTVLSRLREHENSNLFSKMRIYDGESLKETDPKAKTLQEYKDAAGVDEGMTGVSTRFAFKVLASTFNYDNNEVAADPVHLMYVLEQAIRREQFPDETEKRYVEFIKAELAPRYAEFIGNEIQKAYLESYHDYGQNLFDRYVDYADAWIEDQDFKDPDTGQLLNRDLLNQELTKIEKPAGIANPKDFRNEVVKFVLRARAANGGRNPPWTSYEKLRDVIEKRMFSQVEELLPVISFGSKKDSDTEKKHTEFLSRMTRRGYTERQVRRLVEWYMRVKQAG, encoded by the coding sequence ATGAGCCCGGCCGAAGACCTGTTCAGGAGCTATTCCCAGACCTACGAGACCAGACGCGACGTCGAGATGTCGCTCATTGAATATCTCGAAGGATGCCGCGACGACCCGATGATGTTCGCCACCGCCGCCGAACGCATACTGGAGGCGATCGGCGAGCCCGAAGTGGTCGATACGTCGCGCGACGCGCGCATGGCGCGCATCTTCATGAACCGCACGATCAAGATCTATCCAGCCTTCTCCGAATTCTACGGCATGGAGGAGACGATCGAGCGCATCGTCGGCTTCTTCCGCCATGCCGCCCAGGGGCTGGAGGAACGCAAGCAGATCCTCTACCTGCTCGGCCCCGTCGGCGGCGGCAAATCCTCCATGGCGGAGCGGCTGAAGGCGCTGATGGAGGAATGCCCGATCTATGTGCTGAAAGCCGGCGATCAGGTCAGCCCCGTGTTCGAAAGCCCCCTGGGGCTGTTCGACCCCTCGCAGATGGGGGCGGTGCTGGAGGAACGCTACGGCATCCCGCGCCGCCGCCTGACCGGGCTGATGAGCCCGTGGGCGATCAAGCGGCTGGACGAGTTCGACGGCGACATCCGCCGCTTCAAGGTCGTGAAGCTGCGCCCGTCGCGGCTGCGCCAGATCGCAGTGTCGAAGACCGAACCGGGCGACGAGAACAACCAGGACATCTCTTCGCTGGTCGGCAAGGTCGATATCCGGAAGCTGGAGCTGTACCCGCAGAACGATCCCGACGCCTACAGCTACTCCGGCGGCCTGAACCGGGCGAACCAGGGCATCCTGGAGTTCGTCGAGATGTTCAAGGCGCCGATCAAGATGCTGCACCCGCTGCTGACGGCGACCCAGGAAGGCAACTACATCGGCACCGAGAACATCGGGGCGCTGCCCTACCAGGGCATCATCATGGCGCACTCGAACGAGGCCGAGTGGCAGAGCTTCAAGAACAACAAGAACAACGAAGCCTTCATCGACCGCATCTGCGTCATCAAGGTCCCGTACTGCCTGCGGGTGACGGAGGAGCAGCGCATCTACGAGAAGCTGATCCGCGGCTCCGAACTGGCGGCGGCGCCCTGCGCCCCGGCCACGCTGGAGATGCTGGCCCGCTTCACCGTGCTGTCCCGCCTGCGTGAGCATGAGAACTCCAACCTGTTCTCGAAGATGCGCATCTATGACGGCGAGAGCCTGAAGGAGACGGATCCGAAGGCGAAGACCTTGCAGGAATACAAGGACGCCGCCGGCGTGGACGAGGGCATGACCGGCGTCTCCACCCGTTTCGCCTTCAAGGTCCTGGCCTCCACCTTCAACTACGACAACAACGAGGTCGCGGCCGATCCGGTGCATCTCATGTACGTGCTGGAACAGGCCATCCGGCGCGAGCAGTTCCCGGATGAGACCGAGAAGCGCTATGTCGAGTTCATCAAGGCGGAGCTGGCGCCGCGCTATGCCGAGTTCATCGGCAACGAGATCCAGAAGGCCTATCTGGAATCCTACCACGACTATGGCCAGAACCTGTTCGACCGCTATGTCGATTACGCCGACGCCTGGATCGAGGACCAGGACTTCAAGGACCCCGATACGGGCCAGCTCCTGAACCGCGACCTGCTGAACCAGGAGCTGACGAAGATCGAGAAGCCGGCCGGGATCGCCAACCCGAAGGACTTCCGCAACGAGGTCGTGAAGTTCGTCCTGCGCGCCCGCGCCGCCAACGGCGGCCGCAACCCGCCCTGGACCAGCTACGAGAAGCTCCGCGACGTCATCGAGAAGCGGATGTTCAGCCAGGTCGAGGAACTGCTGCCGGTGATCAGCTTCGGCAGCAAGAAGGACAGCGATACCGAGAAGAAGCACACGGAGTTCCTGTCCCGGATGACCCGCCGGGGCTACACGGAGCGCCAGGTGCGCCGTCTGGTGGAATGGTACATGCGCGTGAAGCAGGCAGGCTGA
- a CDS encoding osmoprotectant NAGGN system M42 family peptidase: MRDLPIDTDYLRDLLLRLLAIPSPAGFTDAAVQFLRTELTGLGIGYELTRRGAIRANLPGRRYSPDRAVVAHVDTLGAQVKRLQENGRLELVPIGHWSARFAEGARCTLMTETGRIRGTILPLKSSGHTFNEEVDTQPVGWRYVELRLDERCANAADLMALGIHVGDPVAIDPQPEVTESGYIVSRHLDDKAGVATLLAAAKAVLDAGVELPVDCHLLVTISEEVGSGASTGLHQDVAEMVTIDNGTPAPGQNSSEFGVTIAMADMTGPFDMRLTRSLIGLCREFGLPHQRDIFRYYRCDSAAAIEAGNDIRTALLCFGVDASHGYERTHLSALADLARLVALYMQSPPTDDRY; encoded by the coding sequence ATGAGGGACCTGCCGATCGACACGGACTATCTGCGCGACCTGCTGCTGCGCCTGCTGGCGATCCCCAGCCCGGCCGGCTTCACCGATGCGGCCGTGCAGTTCCTGCGGACCGAGCTGACAGGGCTGGGCATCGGCTATGAACTGACCCGGCGGGGCGCCATCCGCGCCAACCTGCCCGGCCGGCGCTATTCGCCGGACCGGGCGGTGGTGGCGCATGTCGATACGCTGGGCGCCCAGGTGAAGCGGTTGCAGGAGAACGGCCGGCTGGAACTGGTGCCGATCGGGCACTGGTCGGCCCGTTTCGCGGAAGGCGCGCGCTGCACCCTGATGACCGAGACGGGCCGCATCCGCGGCACCATCCTGCCGCTCAAATCCTCCGGCCACACCTTCAACGAGGAGGTGGACACCCAGCCGGTCGGCTGGCGCTACGTGGAACTCCGCCTGGACGAGCGCTGCGCCAATGCTGCCGACCTGATGGCGCTGGGCATCCATGTCGGTGACCCGGTCGCCATCGACCCGCAGCCGGAGGTGACGGAGAGCGGCTACATCGTCTCCCGCCACCTGGACGACAAGGCCGGGGTGGCGACCCTGCTGGCCGCCGCGAAGGCGGTGCTGGACGCGGGCGTGGAACTGCCGGTGGACTGCCACCTGCTGGTGACGATCAGCGAGGAGGTCGGGTCCGGTGCCTCGACCGGGCTGCACCAGGACGTGGCCGAAATGGTGACCATCGACAACGGCACGCCGGCGCCCGGCCAGAACTCCTCGGAGTTCGGCGTCACCATCGCCATGGCGGACATGACGGGCCCCTTCGACATGCGGCTGACGCGGTCGCTGATCGGGCTCTGCCGGGAGTTCGGCCTCCCGCACCAGCGGGACATCTTCCGCTACTACCGCTGCGACAGCGCCGCCGCCATCGAGGCCGGCAACGACATCCGCACCGCCCTGCTCTGCTTCGGGGTGGACGCCTCGCACGGCTACGAACGGACGCACCTTTCGGCGCTGGCGGATCTGGCGCGGCTGGTTGCGCTCTACATGCAGAGCCCGCCCACCGACGACCGGTACTGA
- a CDS encoding N-acetylglutaminylglutamine amidotransferase, with translation MCGISGEIRGADAGPPNVTAVAAMSGRMTDRGPDGHGLHVQGRAALGHRRLKIIDLSEASQQPMVDPELGLAIVFNGCIYNHADLRAELEAKGYRFFSKGDTEVLVKAYHAWGDRFVERLHGMFAFAIVERDSGRAVLGRDRLGIKPLYWAEVDGAFRFASTLPALLAGGGIDTAVDPVALQHYMSFHAVVPAPRTILKGVRKLPPATLLTLEPDGSRRETPYWSLTFGPHDGDARRSAAEWQEAVLDALRTAVRRRTVADVPVGVLLSGGLDSSLITALLAEQGQTGLKTFSIGFESVGGEAGDEFQYSDIVARRFGTDHTRLFVDSAEALPALTDCVRAMAEPMVSHDCIGFFLLSREVARHVKVVQSGQGADEVFGGYHWYPPLLESRDAVDDYARVFFDRDRAEMADILSPGLLSGEDEARAFVAAHFARPGAERPVDKALRLDTTVMLVDDPVKRVDTMTMAAGLEARVPFLDHELVELAARIPAELKLAGGGKHVLKEAARRVLPAEVIDRPKGYFPVPALKYLRGPFLERVRDLATGERARRRGLFNPAHVERLLADPEAHLTPLRGSKLWQVALLEFWFQEHGL, from the coding sequence ATGTGTGGAATAAGTGGGGAGATCCGGGGCGCCGACGCGGGGCCTCCGAACGTGACAGCCGTTGCCGCCATGAGCGGCCGGATGACGGACCGGGGGCCGGACGGCCACGGCCTTCATGTGCAGGGGCGCGCCGCCCTGGGGCACCGGCGCCTGAAGATCATCGATCTGTCCGAGGCGTCGCAGCAACCGATGGTGGACCCGGAACTGGGGCTCGCCATCGTCTTCAACGGCTGCATCTACAACCATGCCGACCTGCGCGCCGAACTGGAGGCGAAGGGATACCGCTTCTTCTCCAAGGGCGACACCGAAGTCCTGGTGAAGGCGTATCACGCCTGGGGCGACCGCTTCGTCGAGCGGCTGCACGGCATGTTCGCCTTCGCCATCGTGGAACGCGACAGCGGCCGTGCCGTCCTGGGACGCGACCGGCTGGGCATCAAACCGCTCTACTGGGCGGAGGTGGACGGCGCCTTCCGCTTCGCCTCCACCCTGCCGGCCCTGCTGGCGGGCGGCGGGATCGACACCGCCGTCGATCCGGTGGCGTTGCAGCACTACATGAGCTTCCATGCCGTCGTGCCGGCGCCCCGCACCATCCTGAAGGGCGTGCGCAAGCTGCCGCCGGCCACCCTGCTGACGCTGGAGCCCGATGGCTCCCGGCGGGAGACGCCGTACTGGTCGCTGACCTTCGGCCCGCACGACGGGGATGCCCGACGCAGCGCGGCCGAGTGGCAGGAGGCGGTGCTGGACGCCCTGCGCACGGCGGTGCGCCGCCGCACGGTGGCGGACGTGCCGGTGGGGGTGCTGCTGTCCGGCGGGCTGGACAGCTCCCTCATCACCGCACTGCTGGCCGAACAGGGCCAGACCGGCCTCAAGACCTTCTCCATCGGGTTTGAGAGCGTCGGCGGCGAGGCCGGTGACGAGTTCCAGTATTCCGACATCGTGGCCCGGCGCTTCGGCACCGACCACACCCGCCTGTTCGTGGACAGCGCCGAGGCCCTGCCCGCGCTGACCGACTGCGTCCGCGCCATGGCCGAGCCGATGGTCAGTCACGACTGCATCGGCTTCTTCCTGCTGTCCCGCGAGGTCGCCCGCCACGTGAAGGTGGTGCAGTCCGGCCAGGGGGCGGACGAGGTGTTCGGCGGCTATCACTGGTATCCGCCGCTGCTGGAGAGCCGCGACGCGGTGGACGACTATGCGCGCGTCTTCTTCGACCGCGACCGGGCGGAGATGGCCGACATCCTGTCCCCCGGCCTGCTGTCCGGGGAGGACGAGGCGCGGGCCTTCGTCGCCGCGCACTTCGCCCGGCCCGGCGCCGAGCGTCCCGTGGACAAGGCGCTGCGCCTGGACACCACGGTGATGCTGGTGGACGACCCGGTGAAGCGGGTGGACACCATGACCATGGCGGCCGGGCTGGAGGCGCGCGTCCCCTTCCTGGACCACGAACTGGTGGAACTGGCCGCCCGCATCCCGGCCGAACTGAAGCTGGCCGGTGGCGGCAAGCATGTGCTGAAGGAGGCGGCCCGGCGCGTCCTTCCGGCCGAGGTGATCGACCGGCCCAAGGGCTATTTCCCCGTTCCGGCGCTGAAGTACCTGCGCGGCCCCTTCCTGGAACGGGTGCGCGATCTGGCGACGGGGGAACGGGCGCGGCGGCGCGGCCTGTTCAATCCGGCCCATGTCGAGCGCCTGCTGGCCGATCCCGAAGCCCATCTCACGCCCTTGCGCGGATCGAAGCTCTGGCAGGTCGCCCTGCTGGAATTCTGGTTCCAGGAGCATGGCCTATGA